The Halodesulfovibrio sp. genome window below encodes:
- a CDS encoding portal protein, with amino-acid sequence MNELVKELKQRLGVLKKSRRRAEEDWEELAEYLQPPKARFFGDDSSDAEARELIWSSVPEDAQQQFAAGLHSLLTNPAQTWLHTALTGRGVKELPSESTEWASEIASIIMDACKHEESGFDSTMNECYLDYATFGQMGLFVEDPEDNSAIPFSSISPHACWISENQHGIVDTMFRRLELTVRQVQERWGKRKRGITSDLWQKRTYSDSIQRKIDRKELESTVYVWQAIYPRKTGEWYEEATVPSKFMYASVFWEEETNQLLSEGGYREQPFMVARYSKFSGADPWGRGVGHIALPHIRLLHAQEDSKDGAIQNQCEPPLAVDKSMYKDGISTDSKATNYFEASSVTGEKNYGIYPIVSSANVEAVHMTVKDREEQIRSIFFNDQLQMVGGPNMTAYEVALRDSKKMMLLLPMWGRLATEFLPIFVNRMVGILERRGDIPERPAIVDSLIEQGVVSRLKVAYVSPISMAQKASEAQTFQRTLEYLTPIINMRPQVMDNFDLDEVVRDSQNLFGFPQKYLVDAEKRDANRQQQAQQAAQAQDVQAGQEMAQAAKTAGEAAGNAEAIKEALTMMQGGAGA; translated from the coding sequence ATGAACGAACTTGTTAAAGAATTGAAGCAACGTCTCGGTGTTCTGAAGAAGAGCCGTAGGCGTGCAGAAGAAGACTGGGAGGAGCTTGCAGAATACTTGCAGCCTCCTAAAGCGCGTTTCTTTGGTGATGATTCTTCGGATGCGGAAGCAAGGGAACTTATTTGGAGTTCTGTGCCGGAAGATGCCCAGCAGCAATTTGCAGCTGGTTTGCATTCCCTGCTGACAAATCCTGCACAAACATGGCTGCACACAGCGCTCACAGGGCGTGGAGTGAAAGAACTTCCTTCTGAATCAACAGAGTGGGCTTCTGAAATTGCCAGCATCATCATGGATGCTTGCAAGCACGAAGAGAGCGGGTTCGATTCAACTATGAACGAGTGTTATCTGGATTACGCAACATTTGGGCAAATGGGACTGTTTGTTGAAGATCCGGAAGACAATTCTGCAATTCCGTTTTCGTCCATTTCACCACATGCGTGTTGGATTTCAGAAAACCAGCACGGCATCGTTGATACAATGTTCCGTCGTTTGGAACTGACAGTTCGACAAGTTCAAGAGCGTTGGGGCAAGCGTAAGCGTGGCATAACTTCTGACCTTTGGCAGAAGCGTACATACTCCGATTCTATTCAGCGTAAGATTGACCGTAAGGAGCTGGAATCAACCGTGTACGTGTGGCAGGCCATCTATCCACGTAAAACTGGTGAATGGTATGAAGAAGCAACAGTTCCCAGCAAATTTATGTATGCCTCTGTGTTCTGGGAAGAAGAAACTAACCAGCTTCTTTCAGAGGGTGGCTATCGTGAGCAGCCTTTCATGGTTGCACGGTACTCCAAATTTTCCGGCGCAGACCCTTGGGGGCGTGGTGTCGGGCATATCGCACTGCCACACATCCGTTTGCTGCATGCACAGGAAGATTCCAAAGACGGTGCTATCCAGAACCAGTGCGAGCCGCCGCTGGCTGTAGATAAATCCATGTACAAGGACGGTATCAGCACAGATTCCAAGGCAACCAACTACTTTGAAGCATCCAGCGTTACCGGAGAGAAAAACTACGGAATTTACCCGATTGTTTCATCTGCGAACGTAGAAGCCGTGCACATGACCGTGAAAGATCGTGAAGAGCAGATTCGTAGCATTTTCTTCAACGATCAACTGCAAATGGTGGGTGGCCCAAACATGACAGCATACGAAGTTGCGCTGCGTGATTCTAAAAAAATGATGCTTCTTTTGCCTATGTGGGGACGGCTTGCAACTGAGTTTCTGCCTATCTTTGTGAATCGCATGGTGGGCATTCTTGAACGTCGTGGGGACATCCCGGAGCGTCCGGCAATCGTAGATTCGTTGATTGAGCAGGGCGTGGTTTCACGGCTTAAGGTTGCGTATGTGTCTCCCATCTCCATGGCGCAAAAAGCATCAGAAGCGCAGACGTTCCAGCGCACTCTCGAATATCTTACGCCGATTATCAACATGCGACCGCAGGTGATGGATAACTTTGATCTGGATGAGGTTGTGCGTGATTCGCAAAATCTGTTCGGGTTCCCGCAAAAGTATCTGGTCGATGCTGAAAAGCGTGACGCGAACCGTCAGCAGCAGGCACAGCAGGCTGCACAGGCGCAAGATGTTCAGGCAGGGCAGGAGATGGCACAGGCAGCAAAAACCGCAGGCGAAGCAGCAGGAAATGCAGAGGCAATCAAAGAGGCGTTGACTATGATGCAAGGAGGTGCAGGTGCGTAG
- a CDS encoding major capsid protein, with protein sequence MVLLVGTLKEVSQEHCKKQPKQVDTITEEAPILETMQFAPATDTLWHNHEEVADIQGAGWVDMNAPLPAVDVSSDLKRTDLAILGGEIEVPQDRAVAMGGRDKYFAKKLPQIQRNAGMSAETAIIYGNMLPYAQKHGKIADCGGTGEGYSMVAVTYTEEEMTGLYSPAGFKMGAIMDAQHISGGNLYKATSGKYEGSLVFGLALKAYLGLLLANPKKIAVLANITKDKRPTAMMVDDLLADCRASTKSKTFIYCHPKCQTLLYEHKGKSLQTSADSKDVNRTFTHWNGKELITSFNFTDGADQHLNVA encoded by the coding sequence ATGGTTTTACTCGTAGGAACTCTTAAAGAGGTAAGTCAAGAACACTGCAAGAAGCAGCCAAAACAGGTGGACACCATCACCGAAGAAGCACCGATTCTTGAAACCATGCAGTTTGCACCAGCTACAGATACGCTGTGGCATAATCACGAAGAAGTGGCAGATATTCAGGGTGCTGGTTGGGTAGACATGAACGCGCCACTCCCTGCTGTAGATGTTTCCAGTGATTTAAAACGCACTGACCTTGCAATTCTTGGTGGTGAAATAGAAGTGCCGCAAGATCGCGCTGTAGCTATGGGTGGTCGTGATAAATATTTTGCTAAAAAGTTGCCTCAGATTCAGCGCAACGCTGGCATGAGCGCGGAAACAGCGATCATCTACGGTAACATGCTTCCGTATGCACAGAAGCATGGCAAAATTGCAGACTGCGGTGGCACTGGTGAAGGCTACTCTATGGTTGCAGTTACTTACACTGAAGAAGAAATGACCGGGCTGTACTCGCCAGCAGGCTTCAAAATGGGCGCGATTATGGATGCCCAGCATATCAGCGGTGGTAACCTCTACAAAGCAACTTCCGGTAAATATGAAGGCTCTTTGGTTTTCGGCTTAGCGCTGAAAGCGTATCTCGGTTTGTTGCTTGCTAATCCCAAAAAAATTGCAGTTCTTGCAAACATCACAAAGGACAAGCGTCCAACTGCCATGATGGTTGATGATCTTCTTGCAGATTGTCGTGCGTCTACTAAGTCTAAAACGTTTATCTACTGCCATCCAAAGTGTCAGACCCTTCTTTACGAGCATAAAGGCAAGAGTCTTCAGACTTCTGCTGACTCTAAAGACGTGAACCGTACGTTTACCCACTGGAACGGCAAAGAATTGATTACTTCTTTTAACTTCACAGACGGTGCAGACCAGCACCTTAACGTGGCATAG